Proteins co-encoded in one Streptococcus ruminicola genomic window:
- a CDS encoding multidrug efflux MFS transporter yields MAWLGNFFTGASFSLVMPFMALYVEELGAPKNKVEWYAGLAVSLSALASALIAPVWGRLADRYGRKPMMVRASLVMTFTMGGLAFVPNVFWLLALRLLNGLFSGYIPNSTALIASQAPKNRSGYALGTLATGMIGGSLIGPLLGGVLAEWLGIRQVFLLVGFILLICNLLTVFLIKEDFKPVAKANAMSTRELFSSIKDKQILIGLFVTSMIIQISAQSIAPILTLYIRNLGQTENLMFVSGLIVSALGFSSMLSSSTLGKIGDKIGNHRLLLIALFYSFSMYVLCALARNSLELGIVRFMYGFGTGALMPSVNSLLTKITPREGISRIFSYNQMFMNIGQVVGPFVGSAIATGMGYRSVFYVTSLIVFVNFVWSLINFRKYLKVKEIA; encoded by the coding sequence GTGGCTTGGCTTGGTAACTTTTTTACTGGGGCAAGCTTTTCGCTTGTTATGCCATTTATGGCTTTGTATGTAGAAGAACTAGGCGCTCCCAAAAATAAAGTTGAATGGTACGCTGGTCTAGCGGTATCTTTATCAGCTTTAGCCTCTGCTTTGATTGCTCCGGTGTGGGGGCGGCTCGCTGACCGATATGGCCGTAAACCGATGATGGTTAGGGCAAGCTTGGTCATGACCTTTACAATGGGTGGCTTGGCTTTTGTTCCTAATGTCTTTTGGCTTTTAGCACTGAGGCTATTAAACGGTCTTTTTTCAGGATACATTCCTAACTCAACAGCCTTGATTGCTAGTCAAGCTCCTAAAAATCGCTCAGGTTATGCTCTTGGGACACTGGCGACTGGGATGATTGGTGGGAGTCTAATTGGCCCCTTGCTTGGAGGAGTGTTGGCTGAATGGTTAGGCATTCGACAAGTCTTTTTACTGGTCGGTTTTATTTTGTTAATCTGTAATTTGCTGACAGTCTTTTTGATTAAAGAAGATTTCAAACCTGTGGCTAAGGCCAATGCTATGTCAACTCGAGAACTCTTTTCATCAATTAAAGACAAGCAAATTCTAATCGGGCTTTTTGTAACAAGTATGATTATCCAAATTTCAGCACAATCTATTGCCCCAATCTTGACGTTGTACATTCGAAATCTTGGACAAACTGAGAATTTGATGTTTGTATCTGGTCTGATTGTGTCTGCTCTTGGTTTTTCAAGTATGTTATCGAGCTCGACTCTTGGTAAAATTGGTGATAAAATAGGTAATCATAGACTACTTTTGATAGCTCTATTTTATAGCTTTAGTATGTACGTCTTGTGTGCCCTTGCCAGAAATTCACTTGAACTCGGAATTGTGCGTTTCATGTACGGTTTTGGTACAGGTGCGCTGATGCCAAGTGTTAACTCACTACTGACTAAAATCACGCCAAGAGAAGGAATTTCACGTATTTTCAGCTATAACCAAATGTTTATGAATATTGGACAAGTCGTTGGACCATTTGTTGGTTCTGCCATTGCGACTGGTATGGGATACCGTTCAGTCTTTTATGTGACAAGTTTGATTGTCTTTGTAAACTTTGTGTGGAGCCTTATCAATTTTAGAAAATATTTGAAAGTTAAGGAAATCGCGTGA
- a CDS encoding diacylglycerol kinase family protein, protein MDLRDNNSPKKWKNRTLMSSMEFAITGIITAFKEERNMRKHMVSAILATLAGAVFRLSAMEWLFLFLAIFLVITLEMINSAIENVVDLASDYHFSMLAKNAKDMAAGAVLVVSAYAVVTGLIIFVPKIIALIFGSH, encoded by the coding sequence ATGGACTTAAGAGACAATAATTCACCTAAAAAGTGGAAAAATCGCACCTTGATGTCGAGTATGGAATTTGCTATAACTGGGATTATTACAGCATTCAAGGAAGAACGAAATATGCGAAAACACATGGTATCAGCTATTTTAGCGACTTTAGCAGGAGCTGTTTTTCGTTTATCGGCGATGGAATGGTTATTCTTATTTTTAGCCATCTTTTTAGTCATTACTTTGGAAATGATTAATTCTGCGATTGAAAATGTGGTAGACCTTGCTAGTGATTATCACTTTTCAATGCTAGCAAAAAATGCCAAAGACATGGCAGCAGGAGCTGTGTTAGTAGTATCTGCTTATGCTGTGGTGACAGGATTGATTATTTTTGTGCCAAAAATTATTGCTTTGATTTTTGGAAGTCACTAA
- the coaE gene encoding dephospho-CoA kinase (Dephospho-CoA kinase (CoaE) performs the final step in coenzyme A biosynthesis.): MTKIIGITGGIASGKSTVVAEIRKHGYQVIDADQVVHELQAKGGKLYQALCNWLGSEILQENGELDRKKLGQLIFSSKDMLEKSSRLQNGIIREELARRRDELAKTQDVFFMDIPLLIEHDYMEWFDDIWLVHLDEKTQLERLVMRNHFSKEEAKKRMASQMSTEAKKPYADKLLDNSGDLTELKAQINQLLQEL; this comes from the coding sequence ATGACAAAAATTATTGGAATTACAGGCGGGATTGCTTCTGGAAAGTCAACCGTTGTTGCTGAAATCAGAAAACATGGCTATCAAGTGATTGATGCTGATCAGGTGGTTCACGAACTTCAGGCGAAAGGTGGAAAACTTTATCAAGCCCTTTGTAACTGGCTTGGCAGTGAGATTCTTCAAGAAAATGGTGAACTCGATCGTAAAAAATTAGGGCAGCTGATTTTTTCAAGTAAAGATATGCTAGAAAAGTCGTCGCGTCTGCAAAATGGTATTATCCGAGAAGAGTTGGCTAGAAGACGAGATGAACTAGCTAAGACTCAAGATGTCTTTTTTATGGATATTCCGCTTTTGATTGAGCATGATTATATGGAGTGGTTTGATGATATTTGGTTGGTTCATCTTGATGAGAAAACACAATTGGAGCGTTTGGTGATGCGTAATCATTTCTCAAAAGAAGAAGCTAAAAAACGCATGGCTAGCCAAATGTCGACAGAAGCTAAAAAGCCTTATGCTGACAAATTGCTAGATAACAGTGGTGACCTTACGGAATTAAAAGCACAAATCAATCAGCTTTTGCAAGAATTATAG
- the ybeY gene encoding rRNA maturation RNase YbeY, protein MYVEMIDETGQVSEEIKNQTLDLLQFAAEKTGKENKEMAVTFVTNERSHELNLEYRDTDRPTDVISLEYKPESDLSFSEEDLAENPELAEMLDEFDAYIGELFISVDKAREQAEEYGHSFEREMGFLAVHGFLHINGYDHYTPEEEKEMFTLQEEILTAYGLKRQ, encoded by the coding sequence ATGTACGTTGAAATGATAGATGAAACTGGTCAAGTTTCAGAAGAAATCAAAAACCAAACTTTGGATTTATTACAATTTGCTGCTGAAAAGACTGGTAAAGAAAATAAAGAAATGGCTGTGACTTTTGTAACAAATGAACGCAGTCATGAATTGAATTTGGAATATCGTGATACTGACCGTCCAACTGACGTCATCAGTTTAGAATATAAACCTGAATCAGATTTGTCATTCTCAGAAGAAGATTTGGCTGAAAATCCTGAATTAGCTGAAATGCTAGATGAATTTGATGCTTATATCGGTGAACTCTTTATTTCAGTTGATAAAGCGCGTGAACAAGCAGAAGAATACGGTCATTCTTTTGAACGTGAAATGGGCTTCTTAGCGGTGCATGGTTTCTTACACATTAATGGTTATGACCACTATACACCTGAAGAAGAAAAAGAAATGTTTACTTTACAAGAAGAAATTTTGACTGCCTATGGACTTAAGAGACAATAA
- the mutM gene encoding DNA-formamidopyrimidine glycosylase: MPELPEVETVRRGLERLIVGRKIVSVDVRVPKMVKTDLSAFESDLLGQTIQSIGRRGKYLLLNLDEQVIISHLRMEGKYLLFEHQVPEDKHFHIFFGLDDGSTLVYKDVRKFGTMELIAKSQVVAYFQKRKLGPEPTKEDFDVAEFARKLSVSKKLIKPYLLDQTLVAGLGNIYVDEVLWAAKIHPERQANSLQKAEINLLHDEIIRILQLGIKKGGSTIRTYQNALGENGTMQEYLQVYGKTDEPCPRCATPIEKIKVGGRGTHFCPACQKR; the protein is encoded by the coding sequence ATGCCGGAATTACCTGAGGTTGAGACTGTTCGTCGTGGTCTTGAGCGTTTGATTGTTGGGCGAAAAATTGTATCGGTTGATGTTCGTGTGCCGAAAATGGTTAAAACGGATTTAAGTGCTTTTGAGTCTGATTTACTTGGTCAAACCATTCAGTCGATTGGTAGACGTGGGAAGTACTTGCTGCTGAACCTAGATGAGCAAGTGATTATTTCTCATCTGAGAATGGAAGGAAAATATTTGCTGTTTGAACACCAGGTTCCTGAGGATAAACATTTTCATATCTTTTTTGGTTTAGATGATGGGTCGACTTTGGTTTATAAGGATGTTCGGAAATTTGGAACCATGGAGTTAATAGCTAAAAGTCAGGTTGTGGCTTATTTCCAAAAAAGAAAATTAGGTCCTGAACCGACTAAGGAAGATTTTGATGTGGCAGAATTTGCTCGAAAATTGTCTGTTTCAAAAAAACTCATAAAGCCTTATCTTTTAGACCAGACTTTGGTGGCTGGTCTTGGAAATATTTATGTGGATGAGGTACTTTGGGCAGCTAAAATTCATCCTGAACGCCAAGCAAATAGTCTTCAAAAAGCTGAAATCAATTTGCTTCACGATGAGATTATCCGTATCTTACAACTTGGGATTAAAAAAGGCGGCTCAACTATCAGGACTTACCAAAATGCGCTTGGTGAAAATGGGACAATGCAAGAGTATTTACAAGTCTACGGAAAAACGGATGAGCCCTGCCCGCGTTGCGCCACACCAATTGAAAAAATAAAAGTAGGAGGTCGCGGGACGCATTTTTGTCCTGCTTGTCAAAAACGATGA
- the msrA gene encoding peptide-methionine (S)-S-oxide reductase MsrA, which produces MERAIFAGGCFWCMVQPFEEQDGILSVRSGYTGGHVENPTYEQVKAHETGHTEAVEIIFDEEKISYGDLVEIYWAQTDPTDAFGQFEDRGDNYRPVIFYSDDRQKEIAEASKAALQASGRFKDPIVTAIEPVQPFYVAEDYHQGFYKKNPEHYAESSAIRHAFLEENWK; this is translated from the coding sequence ATGGAACGTGCGATTTTTGCGGGTGGTTGTTTCTGGTGTATGGTGCAACCATTTGAAGAACAAGATGGTATTTTGTCAGTTCGCTCTGGATATACTGGTGGGCATGTGGAAAATCCGACTTATGAGCAAGTTAAGGCGCATGAGACTGGACATACTGAAGCGGTTGAGATTATTTTTGATGAAGAAAAAATCTCTTATGGTGATTTGGTAGAGATTTATTGGGCACAGACTGATCCAACCGATGCTTTTGGGCAATTTGAAGATCGTGGTGACAATTATCGTCCTGTTATTTTTTACAGTGATGACCGTCAAAAAGAAATCGCTGAAGCTTCAAAAGCAGCATTGCAAGCATCAGGTCGATTCAAAGATCCGATTGTCACAGCTATTGAACCCGTCCAACCATTTTATGTGGCAGAAGATTATCACCAAGGTTTTTACAAGAAAAATCCTGAACACTACGCTGAAAGTAGCGCTATCAGACATGCATTTTTGGAGGAAAATTGGAAATGA
- a CDS encoding YozE family protein: MRKSFYTWLMTQRNPKSHEPVAILADLVFEDTTFPKHTDNFETISRYLEDEADFAFNLSEFDKIWEDYLAH, encoded by the coding sequence ATGAGAAAGTCATTTTACACTTGGTTGATGACGCAACGTAACCCAAAAAGTCATGAGCCTGTAGCGATTTTAGCTGACCTTGTTTTTGAAGATACAACATTTCCAAAGCACACCGATAATTTTGAAACGATTAGTCGCTATCTAGAAGATGAGGCTGATTTTGCGTTTAATCTTAGCGAATTTGATAAAATTTGGGAAGATTATCTTGCTCACTAA
- a CDS encoding starch-binding protein codes for MTFQNKVNLKKKMKKSLGSLLILTAIGAGGLVQVKVVNADEQVSMKDGTILHAWCWSFNTIKDNMQAIKDAGYTSVQTSPINTVVAGEGGNKSLKNWYYQYQPTIYKIGNYQLGTEEEFKEMNRVADQYGIKIIVDAVLNHTTSDYNQISQEIKNIPNWTHGNTLISDWHNRYDVTQNALLTLYDWNTQNEYVQQYLLNYLKQAVADGADGFRYDAAKHIELPGEYGSNFWNVILNNGSEFQYGEILQDDVSNDAGYGKLMSITASNYGQKIRSALKDRHISAGNLMNYQVSGVDAANLVTWVESHDNYANDDQESTWMNDSDIRLGWAMITARAKGTPLFFSRPVGGGNGTRFPGQSQIGDAGSNLYKDATVTAVNKFHNAMVGESEYLRNPGGDEQVAMIERGTKGAVIVNLVDGDKQINSETNLADGTYTDKVSGRQFNVSNGRITGSVPSRSAVVLYDDQASQAAQVSVDGYKEGNNSISKATEVTLKAKNADSATYKLGNGQEVAYKDGDKVTVGEGLEAGQSTTLTLAATGADGQSTTKTYTFTMKDPSAETNIYFQNPDNWSDVYAYMYSAKDNKLLGAWPGTKMTKEASGRYSITVPASYAEEGVKVIFTNNQGSQYPQNEGFDFKAEGLYSKAGLMPDVPAGKTRVTFDNPGGWDSANAYLYYGNPVQYPLGVWPGTQMTKDDAGNFYLDLPEEYADVNAKIIFNQPGTSNQFPYSDGFNLVKSGNYNKDGLK; via the coding sequence ATGACATTTCAGAATAAAGTAAATTTGAAAAAGAAGATGAAAAAAAGTCTAGGTTCATTGCTTATTTTAACAGCTATTGGTGCTGGCGGCTTAGTTCAAGTCAAAGTCGTTAATGCAGATGAACAAGTGTCAATGAAAGATGGTACGATACTTCATGCGTGGTGCTGGTCTTTCAATACCATTAAAGATAATATGCAAGCCATTAAAGACGCAGGTTACACAAGTGTTCAAACGTCCCCAATCAACACTGTTGTAGCTGGCGAAGGCGGAAATAAGAGTTTAAAAAATTGGTACTATCAATACCAACCAACTATTTATAAAATCGGTAACTATCAATTAGGTACTGAAGAAGAGTTTAAAGAAATGAATCGTGTGGCTGATCAATACGGCATTAAAATTATTGTGGATGCCGTCTTAAACCACACAACTTCAGATTACAATCAAATCAGTCAAGAAATCAAAAACATCCCTAACTGGACACACGGAAACACTCTCATTTCTGATTGGCATAATCGCTACGATGTTACTCAAAATGCACTTCTTACACTTTATGATTGGAATACTCAAAATGAATATGTCCAACAATATTTGTTGAATTATTTGAAACAAGCAGTAGCTGATGGTGCGGACGGTTTCCGCTATGATGCCGCAAAACACATTGAATTGCCAGGCGAATACGGCAGTAACTTCTGGAATGTTATTTTGAACAACGGTTCTGAGTTCCAGTACGGAGAAATTTTGCAGGATGATGTTTCAAATGATGCTGGATACGGTAAGTTGATGAGTATCACTGCTTCAAATTACGGTCAAAAAATCCGTTCAGCGCTAAAAGACCGTCATATCTCAGCAGGAAATTTGATGAATTATCAAGTTTCAGGCGTTGATGCAGCAAATCTTGTTACCTGGGTAGAATCACATGACAATTATGCAAATGATGACCAAGAATCAACTTGGATGAATGATAGTGATATTCGTCTTGGATGGGCTATGATTACAGCTCGCGCTAAAGGAACACCATTGTTCTTCTCACGTCCAGTCGGTGGTGGTAATGGCACGCGATTCCCAGGTCAATCACAAATTGGTGATGCAGGTAGCAATCTTTACAAAGACGCGACAGTGACTGCTGTTAATAAATTCCATAATGCCATGGTTGGAGAATCAGAATACCTTCGTAATCCTGGTGGTGATGAACAAGTTGCAATGATTGAACGTGGCACAAAAGGTGCTGTTATTGTGAACCTTGTTGACGGCGACAAACAAATTAATTCTGAAACTAATTTGGCTGATGGTACATACACTGACAAGGTTTCTGGTCGACAATTTAATGTTTCAAATGGTCGTATTACAGGTAGCGTTCCATCACGCTCAGCCGTTGTTTTGTATGATGACCAAGCTAGCCAAGCAGCTCAAGTTTCAGTTGATGGTTACAAAGAAGGCAACAATAGCATTTCTAAAGCCACAGAAGTAACATTGAAAGCTAAAAATGCTGACTCTGCGACATACAAACTTGGTAATGGTCAAGAGGTGGCTTATAAAGACGGTGATAAAGTCACTGTTGGTGAAGGACTTGAAGCTGGTCAATCAACTACTCTAACATTGGCTGCAACAGGAGCTGACGGTCAATCAACAACGAAGACATACACTTTCACAATGAAAGACCCAAGTGCTGAGACTAACATTTACTTCCAAAACCCAGATAATTGGTCAGATGTTTATGCTTACATGTATTCAGCAAAAGATAATAAACTTCTTGGCGCATGGCCTGGAACTAAGATGACTAAAGAAGCATCAGGTCGCTATTCAATCACAGTTCCTGCTTCATATGCTGAAGAAGGTGTGAAAGTTATCTTCACAAATAATCAAGGCTCACAATATCCACAAAATGAAGGTTTTGATTTCAAAGCAGAAGGCTTGTACTCAAAAGCTGGCTTGATGCCTGATGTGCCAGCAGGAAAAACTCGTGTAACCTTTGATAACCCTGGTGGTTGGGATAGTGCGAATGCTTACCTCTACTATGGAAATCCTGTTCAATATCCTCTAGGTGTATGGCCAGGAACACAAATGACTAAAGATGATGCTGGTAATTTCTACCTCGATCTCCCAGAAGAATATGCTGATGTAAATGCAAAAATCATCTTTAATCAACCTGGAACAAGCAACCAATTTCCTTATAGTGACGGATTTAACCTTGTAAAATCTGGAAACTATAATAAAGATGGGCTAAAATAA
- a CDS encoding GNAT family N-acetyltransferase: MIEEELKKNKTMETNRLLLRPVTMADASAMFSYTSDKENTRWDFPANQSIEETKRVIEDVYLRNPLGRYGIVLKETSEFIGTIDIMNWSDGISAEIGYIINKSFWGQGFATEVSQKIVDFCFEGLGLKEVNGYCAVENPASARVLSKIGMVEVERIPNAKQFNGKWVTFQHFQIKK, translated from the coding sequence ATGATTGAAGAAGAATTAAAAAAGAATAAAACAATGGAAACAAATCGACTTTTGTTAAGGCCCGTTACGATGGCTGATGCAAGTGCTATGTTTTCTTACACCTCTGATAAAGAAAATACTAGATGGGACTTTCCAGCTAACCAAAGTATTGAAGAAACTAAAAGAGTGATTGAGGATGTTTATTTAAGAAATCCTCTTGGCAGATATGGCATTGTTTTAAAAGAAACATCTGAATTCATCGGTACAATTGATATTATGAATTGGTCTGATGGTATCAGTGCAGAAATTGGTTATATCATCAACAAAAGTTTTTGGGGACAAGGTTTTGCGACTGAAGTTAGTCAAAAAATTGTCGACTTTTGTTTTGAAGGTTTAGGGCTAAAAGAAGTTAATGGCTATTGTGCTGTTGAAAATCCAGCTTCGGCGCGAGTATTGAGTAAAATCGGCATGGTGGAAGTAGAGCGTATCCCGAACGCAAAACAATTTAATGGAAAATGGGTGACTTTTCAACATTTTCAAATCAAAAAATAA
- the era gene encoding GTPase Era, producing MFKSGFVAILGRPNVGKSTFLNHVMGQKIAIMSDKAQTTRNKIMGIYTTDTEQIVFIDTPGIHKPKTALGDFMVESAYSTLREVETVLFMVPADEKRGKGDDMIIERLKAAKIPVILVINKIDKVHPDQLLEQIDDFRSQMDFKEIVPISALQGNNVETLLNILKDNLEEGFQYFPEDQITDHPERFLVSEMIREKILKLTEQEVPHSVAVIVDSMKRDPETDKVHIRATIMVERDSQKGIIIGKKGAMLKKIGKMARRDIEIMLGDKVYLETWVKVKKNWRDKKLDLADFGYNEKEY from the coding sequence ATGTTTAAATCAGGTTTCGTAGCGATTTTGGGTCGCCCAAATGTTGGTAAATCAACATTCTTGAACCACGTGATGGGGCAAAAAATTGCTATCATGAGCGACAAAGCTCAAACAACTCGTAATAAAATTATGGGTATCTACACAACTGATACCGAACAAATCGTCTTTATCGACACACCAGGTATTCACAAACCAAAAACAGCACTTGGCGATTTCATGGTTGAGTCTGCTTACAGCACACTTCGTGAAGTAGAAACAGTGCTTTTCATGGTGCCAGCTGACGAAAAACGCGGTAAAGGTGATGACATGATTATCGAACGTTTGAAAGCTGCCAAAATTCCAGTTATTTTGGTTATCAACAAAATCGATAAAGTTCACCCAGACCAACTTTTGGAACAAATCGATGATTTCCGTAGTCAAATGGATTTCAAAGAAATTGTGCCAATCTCAGCTCTTCAAGGAAACAATGTTGAAACACTTCTTAATATCTTAAAAGATAATTTGGAAGAAGGTTTCCAATATTTCCCTGAAGACCAAATCACTGACCACCCAGAACGTTTCTTGGTATCAGAAATGATTCGTGAAAAAATCTTGAAGTTGACCGAACAAGAAGTGCCACACTCTGTTGCAGTTATCGTTGATTCAATGAAACGTGATCCAGAGACAGACAAGGTTCACATTCGTGCAACAATCATGGTTGAACGTGACAGCCAAAAAGGTATTATCATCGGTAAAAAAGGCGCTATGCTTAAGAAGATTGGTAAAATGGCTCGCCGTGATATTGAAATTATGCTTGGTGACAAGGTTTATCTTGAAACTTGGGTTAAAGTTAAGAAAAACTGGCGTGATAAAAAACTTGACCTCGCTGACTTTGGTTACAACGAGAAAGAATATTAA
- a CDS encoding PhoH family protein encodes MQEHSVEITLNHPDDVLALFGSNERHLKLIEENLGVIIHARTERVQILGDDKESVELARVTIQALLVLVSRGMLVNTSDVVTALSMAQNGSIDKFVALYEEEIIKDNSGKPIRVKTLGQKVYADSVKSHDVVFGIGPAGTGKTFLAVTLAVTALKRGQVKRIILTRPAVEAGESLGFLPGDLKEKVDPYLRPVYDALYQILGKEQTTRLMERDIIEIAPLAYMRGRTLDDAFVILDEAQNTTIMQMKMFLTRLGFNSKMIINGDTSQIDLPKKVKSGLIDATEKLKHIKQIDFVHFSASDVVRHPVVAEIINAYEKDAERKQGHHSTEKTAETATESGFASYETIGQPASDKKE; translated from the coding sequence TTGCAAGAGCATTCTGTTGAAATTACTTTAAATCATCCTGATGATGTGCTAGCGCTGTTTGGCTCAAATGAGCGCCATTTGAAATTAATTGAAGAAAATCTTGGTGTGATTATTCATGCCCGCACAGAGCGTGTACAGATTTTGGGAGATGATAAAGAAAGTGTCGAGTTAGCTCGTGTAACGATTCAAGCTTTGTTAGTTTTGGTTTCTCGTGGCATGTTAGTTAATACATCTGATGTGGTAACGGCTCTTTCTATGGCACAAAATGGCTCTATTGACAAATTTGTTGCCCTTTATGAAGAAGAGATCATTAAAGATAATTCTGGAAAACCGATTCGTGTAAAAACACTTGGACAAAAAGTTTATGCGGACAGTGTTAAATCACATGATGTGGTCTTTGGTATTGGACCAGCTGGTACTGGTAAAACCTTCCTTGCGGTTACTTTGGCAGTAACGGCTTTAAAACGTGGTCAAGTTAAACGTATCATTTTAACACGACCAGCAGTCGAAGCGGGTGAAAGTCTAGGATTCTTGCCAGGTGACTTAAAAGAAAAAGTTGATCCATATCTTCGTCCAGTTTACGATGCACTTTACCAAATTTTAGGAAAAGAGCAAACAACACGCTTGATGGAGCGAGATATTATTGAAATTGCTCCGCTTGCTTACATGCGTGGTCGAACACTTGATGATGCTTTTGTGATTTTAGATGAAGCACAAAATACGACAATCATGCAAATGAAAATGTTCTTGACACGTCTTGGTTTCAACTCTAAAATGATTATCAATGGTGATACAAGCCAGATTGACCTACCTAAGAAAGTCAAGTCAGGTCTTATTGATGCTACTGAAAAATTGAAACACATTAAGCAAATTGATTTTGTTCATTTCTCAGCAAGTGATGTGGTTCGTCACCCAGTAGTTGCTGAAATTATCAATGCTTATGAAAAAGATGCTGAAAGAAAGCAAGGTCACCATTCAACTGAAAAAACAGCTGAAACTGCTACAGAATCAGGCTTTGCAAGCTATGAAACTATCGGTCAACCTGCTAGCGATAAAAAAGAATAA